A stretch of the Luteolibacter arcticus genome encodes the following:
- a CDS encoding ABC-F family ATP-binding cassette domain-containing protein: protein MLTIHKLTKTLGGRTLFRDAEFSINWGERIALVGPNGAGKSTLFRMILGQEELDGGTIERDDYAITGYLAQEAGDPGDETVLEIAMGITPEMVGYLRALREHEAKGTTDDPEYAHAQDQFNHLNGYQLEPKAKKVLNGLGYKEADFHKTAREFSGGWIMRAYLARLLVMEPDLLMLDEPTNHLDLLSLLWFQRYLMNYPGAILMISHDRDFMDAIIESVVEIDPDAAELLSYTGNYTSYLEQREARYEQKVQAYRNQNKEIEGHQEFIDRFRQVGSKAAQVQSRIKFLEKLDRIEKPRAPRKPFKFAFPQPPRSNQKVIDLQKVSQAYGEKQIYKDLDLTIERGDKIVLVGPNGAGKSTLLKILSGHLPINGGKREVGYATKLGYYSQHRSETLNENNTVLEEVMASCTTLREEDARAILGSFLFRRTDVEKRCSVLSGGEKSRLNLVKFLVDPPNLLLMDEPTTHLDILSIDSLVNALKAYEGTLVFISHDVHFIRHLAETTLHITRNAADTGSVLTRYTGGYDYFLEKSGLNDDRGAVTA from the coding sequence GTGCTCACGATTCACAAGCTCACCAAGACCCTCGGCGGCCGCACGCTTTTCCGCGATGCCGAGTTCTCGATCAACTGGGGCGAACGCATCGCCTTGGTCGGACCGAACGGTGCCGGCAAATCGACGCTTTTCCGCATGATCCTCGGCCAAGAGGAGCTGGACGGCGGCACCATCGAGCGCGATGACTACGCGATCACCGGCTATTTGGCGCAGGAAGCCGGCGACCCGGGCGATGAAACCGTGCTCGAGATCGCCATGGGCATCACTCCGGAGATGGTCGGCTACCTCCGCGCGCTGCGCGAGCACGAGGCCAAGGGCACGACCGACGACCCCGAGTACGCCCACGCCCAGGACCAGTTCAACCACCTCAACGGCTACCAGCTTGAGCCAAAGGCGAAGAAGGTCCTCAACGGCCTGGGCTACAAGGAGGCCGATTTCCACAAAACCGCCCGCGAATTCTCCGGCGGCTGGATCATGCGCGCCTATCTCGCCCGCCTGCTGGTCATGGAGCCCGACCTGCTGATGCTGGACGAGCCGACCAACCACCTCGACCTGCTTTCGCTCCTCTGGTTCCAGCGCTACCTGATGAACTACCCCGGCGCGATCCTCATGATTTCGCACGATCGCGACTTCATGGACGCCATCATCGAGAGCGTCGTGGAGATCGATCCCGATGCCGCCGAGCTGCTCTCCTACACCGGCAACTACACCAGCTACCTCGAACAGCGCGAGGCGCGCTACGAGCAGAAGGTCCAAGCCTACCGGAACCAGAACAAGGAAATCGAAGGCCACCAGGAATTCATCGACCGCTTCCGCCAGGTCGGCTCGAAGGCCGCGCAGGTGCAGTCCCGCATTAAGTTCCTCGAAAAGCTCGACCGCATCGAGAAGCCCCGCGCGCCGCGCAAGCCCTTCAAGTTCGCCTTCCCGCAGCCACCGCGCTCGAACCAGAAGGTCATCGACCTGCAAAAGGTCAGCCAAGCCTACGGCGAAAAGCAGATCTACAAGGACCTCGACCTCACCATCGAGCGCGGCGACAAGATCGTGCTCGTCGGTCCGAACGGCGCGGGTAAGTCCACGCTGCTGAAAATCCTCTCAGGACACCTGCCCATCAATGGCGGCAAGCGCGAGGTCGGCTATGCGACCAAGCTCGGATACTACTCGCAGCACCGCTCCGAGACGCTCAACGAGAACAACACGGTACTCGAAGAAGTGATGGCAAGCTGCACCACGCTGCGCGAGGAAGACGCCCGCGCCATCCTCGGCTCCTTCCTCTTCCGCCGCACCGATGTCGAGAAGCGCTGCTCCGTCCTCTCCGGTGGTGAGAAGTCCCGCCTCAACCTGGTGAAGTTCCTCGTCGATCCGCCGAACCTGCTGCTGATGGACGAGCCCACGACCCACCTCGACATCCTCTCCATCGACTCGCTAGTCAATGCACTCAAGGCCTACGAAGGCACGCTGGTCTTCATCTCCCACGACGTGCACTTCATCCGCCACCTCGCGGAAACCACGCTGCACATCACCCGCAATGCGGCGGACACCGGCAGCGTGCTCACCCGCTACACCGGCGGCTACGACTACTTCCTCGAAAAGAGCGGACTCAATGACGACCGCGGCGCGGTGACCGCCTGA
- a CDS encoding APC family permease gives MSSGKHAGSFAATALVVASMVGTGVFTSLGFQLADLNSAPQILLLWLLGGLIALCGAFCYAEVAALLPKSGGEYHFLRSIYHPSLGFMAGMLSAFAGFAAPTAITALAFGEYLHKSWGGLEVHHAAALVILAGAAAHSVSTRTSARVQVVATGLKLLLILTFIAAAWMLPGEGDIRWTVDVKTDAAAVITPAFAISLLYVTYSYTGWNAAVYGLEEWNDPQRTVKRALLWGTVLVTVLYVGLNASFLHAAPVAALKGQEAVGHIASTSLFGAQAARMISALFAMGLFASASALLWAGPRVLAAMGRHMQSLSFFAPKGEVPRLALGFQIAVALILVFLFSGKLRQLMDVTQVGLTISTSLVVAGCMVLRYRHPDLPRPVKVPLYPLPPLVFLAMSAFIVAFSAVKEPLLTLGGAGLAVFFALVWFPLKMLRR, from the coding sequence GTGTCCTCGGGAAAGCATGCCGGTTCCTTCGCCGCTACCGCACTGGTGGTGGCGAGCATGGTCGGCACGGGGGTCTTCACCTCGCTGGGCTTCCAACTGGCGGACCTGAATTCCGCTCCGCAGATCCTACTGCTGTGGCTGCTCGGCGGTCTGATCGCCTTGTGCGGGGCCTTTTGCTACGCGGAAGTCGCGGCGCTGCTGCCCAAGTCGGGCGGGGAGTATCACTTCCTCCGCTCGATCTATCATCCCAGCCTCGGATTCATGGCGGGGATGCTGTCGGCCTTCGCCGGCTTCGCCGCACCCACGGCGATCACCGCGCTCGCGTTCGGTGAGTATTTGCACAAGTCATGGGGTGGACTGGAGGTGCATCACGCCGCGGCACTGGTAATCCTGGCGGGAGCAGCGGCCCACTCGGTGAGCACGCGGACCAGCGCACGGGTGCAAGTGGTGGCGACAGGTCTCAAGCTGCTCTTGATCCTGACCTTCATTGCCGCGGCCTGGATGCTGCCGGGCGAAGGCGATATCCGCTGGACGGTGGACGTGAAGACGGATGCCGCGGCAGTGATCACCCCGGCCTTTGCGATCTCGCTGCTCTATGTCACCTATTCCTACACCGGCTGGAATGCCGCGGTTTACGGACTGGAAGAATGGAACGACCCGCAGCGCACCGTGAAGCGCGCGCTGCTATGGGGCACGGTGCTGGTCACGGTGCTCTACGTCGGACTGAATGCCTCATTCCTGCACGCCGCCCCGGTTGCAGCGCTCAAGGGCCAGGAGGCGGTGGGGCACATCGCGTCCACCTCGCTGTTCGGCGCGCAGGCGGCGCGAATGATCTCGGCATTGTTTGCGATGGGCCTGTTCGCCTCCGCCAGCGCGCTGCTGTGGGCCGGACCACGGGTCCTGGCTGCGATGGGGCGGCACATGCAGTCGCTGTCGTTTTTCGCCCCAAAGGGCGAGGTGCCGCGGCTGGCGCTGGGATTCCAGATAGCGGTCGCGCTGATACTAGTCTTCCTGTTTTCCGGAAAGCTGCGGCAGCTCATGGATGTCACGCAGGTCGGCCTGACGATTTCCACCTCGCTGGTGGTGGCGGGGTGCATGGTCCTGCGCTACCGGCATCCGGATCTGCCCCGTCCCGTGAAAGTGCCGCTCTATCCGCTGCCGCCGCTGGTGTTCCTGGCGATGTCCGCGTTCATCGTGGCATTCTCCGCCGTGAAGGAGCCGCTGCTGACACTGGGAGGGGCCGGGCTCGCAGTTTTCTTTGCGCTTGTTTGGTTTCCGCTCAAAATGCTCAGGAGATGA
- a CDS encoding autotransporter domain-containing protein codes for MTTPDDEFEKLLAEAFAPGEVELSSSRPEADGESQAVSAPDDEFEKLLCEALDPGEIELSSAQRSKLLAAFATVGAAPDASEAAELEEFTALLGEALDPGEIAFEDEQRRELIRQMTGAAAGDNLTAWALGEMPSAERERLERRMEVNASLREEALSYGRICTRLSEAMPAIARPGWWERNRLRHVVFGAPRRSGWVAAAAAVALLLTLLPRTQQGGSNVVQQDNKAVPHIEPTPRPVEPVAPVAVRKDDPQPAENPQPTVVAHAVPAPRPVAPAPLPVSQSPDLLPLEVPAVGDEAAYAFAAPAISPVIPSRVAEAVPAGSRFAEMPEVGANAGIGSSVAEVVSSDAGLTAPFMDSGIPGEMMLAANDSGQRLIGSGDPEISPGGSIPIIKPEAGSVSLANIQPYILPGLLGGAASGRPEISEGQGNRTISADFRLLDLGLSAGNSVEAESWSASAAMTWQLTPEWQAELSFGGIDSRLDVDGFGDVDITGAAFGGSLDWKKDGYHAALAYEIGVFDQELRRFGSGMVFPADQDATVHRLSFWFTREFEAGAWKHGPVLGIDGSFGSLDAYQEIGGVAMGGRDFSSVTTLLGWQTWGRFDTAAGPVFPNFVAGWRHRPIVPDSAIFQSSAGQGFAIEPQVPGRDSLLLEGGIRWLPGDGAVFFDLTGSGEWRDGGESDKRLLLEVGISF; via the coding sequence ATGACGACGCCTGACGACGAATTCGAAAAGCTGCTCGCCGAGGCATTCGCCCCCGGCGAGGTGGAGCTGTCGTCTTCGCGCCCCGAGGCGGACGGAGAGTCGCAGGCGGTGAGCGCACCCGACGATGAATTTGAGAAGCTCCTCTGTGAGGCGCTCGACCCGGGCGAGATCGAGTTGTCGTCGGCTCAGCGGAGCAAGCTGCTGGCCGCCTTCGCTACCGTGGGCGCGGCACCCGATGCTTCGGAAGCGGCGGAATTGGAGGAATTCACCGCCCTGCTGGGGGAGGCGCTCGATCCCGGCGAGATCGCCTTTGAAGACGAGCAGCGCCGCGAGCTGATCCGCCAGATGACCGGTGCGGCCGCGGGCGATAATTTGACCGCTTGGGCGCTGGGCGAAATGCCGTCTGCAGAGCGCGAGCGCCTTGAGCGCCGCATGGAGGTGAATGCTTCCCTGCGCGAGGAGGCGCTGTCCTACGGCCGCATCTGCACCCGCTTGAGCGAGGCCATGCCGGCCATTGCCCGGCCGGGATGGTGGGAGCGCAACCGTCTGCGGCATGTCGTCTTCGGTGCACCGCGCCGCTCGGGGTGGGTGGCAGCAGCCGCGGCGGTGGCCTTGCTTCTGACGCTGCTGCCGAGAACGCAGCAGGGAGGTTCCAACGTGGTTCAGCAGGACAACAAGGCTGTTCCTCACATCGAGCCGACTCCGCGTCCCGTCGAGCCAGTGGCCCCGGTGGCGGTTCGGAAGGACGATCCTCAACCCGCGGAGAATCCGCAGCCGACGGTGGTTGCCCACGCAGTGCCCGCTCCAAGGCCGGTGGCTCCCGCGCCGCTGCCGGTTTCCCAAAGTCCGGATCTGCTCCCACTGGAGGTTCCTGCAGTGGGGGACGAGGCCGCGTATGCTTTCGCCGCGCCAGCGATTTCGCCCGTGATTCCTTCTCGGGTTGCGGAGGCGGTGCCGGCGGGCAGCCGTTTTGCCGAGATGCCGGAAGTCGGGGCCAATGCGGGGATCGGGTCTTCCGTGGCGGAGGTCGTCTCTTCTGACGCCGGATTGACCGCGCCTTTCATGGACAGCGGGATACCGGGCGAAATGATGTTGGCCGCGAACGACTCCGGCCAGCGCCTCATCGGCAGTGGCGACCCGGAGATATCACCCGGAGGTTCGATCCCGATCATCAAGCCGGAGGCTGGCAGCGTGTCGCTCGCCAATATCCAGCCGTATATTCTACCCGGGCTGCTCGGTGGGGCGGCCTCCGGTCGCCCGGAGATCAGCGAGGGGCAGGGGAACCGGACGATTTCCGCAGACTTCCGCCTGCTCGATCTCGGTCTGTCCGCCGGTAACAGCGTCGAGGCCGAATCGTGGAGCGCCAGTGCTGCCATGACCTGGCAGCTCACGCCGGAGTGGCAGGCGGAGCTTTCGTTCGGTGGGATCGACTCGCGGCTGGATGTGGATGGCTTCGGCGATGTGGATATAACGGGTGCGGCCTTCGGTGGTTCGCTCGATTGGAAGAAAGACGGCTACCATGCGGCGCTCGCCTACGAGATCGGTGTCTTCGACCAAGAGCTGCGGCGGTTTGGATCCGGCATGGTTTTCCCGGCCGATCAGGATGCCACGGTGCACCGGTTGTCGTTCTGGTTCACCCGCGAGTTCGAAGCCGGCGCGTGGAAGCATGGCCCGGTGCTAGGGATTGATGGTTCCTTCGGCAGCTTGGATGCCTATCAGGAAATCGGTGGCGTTGCGATGGGCGGCCGCGATTTCAGCTCGGTGACGACGCTGCTCGGCTGGCAGACGTGGGGGCGATTCGATACTGCGGCGGGGCCGGTGTTCCCGAACTTCGTCGCCGGTTGGCGCCACCGCCCGATCGTGCCGGACTCGGCGATTTTTCAGAGCTCGGCCGGTCAGGGCTTCGCCATCGAACCGCAAGTGCCGGGGCGGGATTCGCTGCTCTTAGAAGGCGGGATTCGCTGGTTGCCTGGCGACGGTGCCGTGTTCTTCGACCTGACCGGGAGCGGTGAATGGCGGGATGGTGGTGAGTCGGACAAGCGGCTGCTGCTGGAGGTGGGGATCAGTTTCTAG
- a CDS encoding ExbD/TolR family protein yields the protein MRAPIIVAILSGFIGSPVLADPTVEELSQRIDKLEETVGTLVKGLAFLGDKSELKVAVPAAPDGAVPAEEEVIVNISADGSVHLAGKKLTLEELKTELTKLAEQNKDQPVRIRGDAALEYTRVIEVIDACQKAGLWELSFATQRVAQGAGKEECEDKLVAIAEVVPDLDSKFFGTMETARQPWIVEDTTDGSLADPMDGTLDPDDLLLIEKTANCISTHQGEHAMEFCDAVKMGDGVELEVSGGFPAYMSSLTVEIDAKRQFVCQFKAVYPSPDSLVRWEVTKKSLKLKTAPGEPGTRLRGWISVDFNEIDATGAAKSYKIEGYFKPVIQSAPNAIEEDK from the coding sequence ATGAGAGCCCCCATCATCGTCGCCATCCTGTCCGGGTTCATTGGTTCGCCTGTGCTGGCCGATCCCACGGTCGAGGAACTCAGCCAGCGGATCGACAAGCTGGAAGAAACCGTAGGGACACTCGTCAAAGGGCTCGCGTTCCTGGGCGACAAGTCCGAGTTGAAAGTCGCCGTTCCAGCGGCGCCCGATGGCGCTGTGCCGGCCGAGGAGGAAGTCATCGTCAACATAAGCGCTGACGGCAGTGTCCACCTCGCTGGCAAGAAGCTCACGCTCGAAGAACTCAAGACGGAGCTGACGAAGCTCGCGGAGCAGAACAAGGACCAGCCGGTGCGAATCCGGGGGGATGCCGCCTTGGAGTACACGCGGGTCATCGAGGTGATCGATGCGTGCCAGAAGGCCGGGCTTTGGGAGCTCTCTTTCGCCACCCAACGTGTGGCCCAAGGTGCCGGGAAGGAGGAGTGCGAGGACAAGCTGGTAGCGATCGCCGAGGTCGTCCCGGATTTGGACAGCAAGTTCTTCGGGACCATGGAGACCGCCCGGCAGCCTTGGATCGTCGAGGATACGACCGACGGGAGTTTGGCGGACCCGATGGACGGGACCCTGGATCCCGACGACTTGCTCCTCATCGAGAAGACGGCGAACTGCATTTCCACCCATCAGGGCGAGCATGCCATGGAGTTCTGCGATGCCGTGAAGATGGGGGACGGAGTGGAACTCGAAGTATCGGGAGGCTTTCCCGCCTACATGAGTTCCCTGACGGTGGAGATCGATGCCAAGCGTCAGTTCGTTTGTCAATTCAAGGCCGTCTATCCTTCTCCTGATTCGCTAGTGCGGTGGGAGGTGACCAAGAAATCGCTCAAACTGAAGACCGCTCCCGGAGAGCCGGGAACGCGACTGCGCGGGTGGATCTCCGTCGACTTCAATGAGATCGACGCCACGGGGGCGGCGAAGAGCTACAAGATCGAAGGCTACTTCAAGCCGGTGATCCAGAGTGCACCTAATGCGATCGAAGAGGACAAGTGA
- a CDS encoding RNA polymerase sigma factor: MPALTSEPSDAWLLETLERYEKPLLKYAFGQCGDREMARDAVQDTFLSLASEVTKARPQNLSAWLFSVCRNRLIDIRRKQFRLVPLEDDHLERDFDGIPEPSARIETEEKNSALLRMVESLPERERELVRLKFQAGLSYREISEVTGITEGHVGYLLHHAVKELRDQWLKEGHGR, translated from the coding sequence ATGCCCGCACTGACCTCTGAGCCCTCCGACGCCTGGTTGTTGGAAACCCTGGAGCGCTATGAAAAGCCGCTCTTGAAGTATGCCTTTGGCCAGTGCGGCGACCGCGAGATGGCGCGGGATGCCGTGCAGGACACCTTTCTCAGCCTCGCCTCGGAAGTCACCAAGGCCCGCCCGCAGAATCTCTCCGCGTGGCTGTTCAGCGTTTGCCGGAACCGCCTGATCGACATCCGGCGCAAGCAGTTCCGCCTCGTCCCGCTGGAGGACGATCATCTGGAGCGCGACTTTGACGGCATTCCCGAGCCATCCGCCCGGATCGAGACGGAGGAGAAAAACTCCGCGCTGCTGCGCATGGTGGAGTCCCTGCCGGAGCGCGAGCGCGAGCTGGTGCGGTTGAAATTCCAAGCTGGCCTCAGCTACCGCGAGATCAGCGAGGTCACCGGCATCACCGAAGGGCACGTCGGCTATCTGCTCCACCATGCGGTGAAGGAGCTGCGCGACCAGTGGCTGAAGGAGGGTCACGGACGATGA
- a CDS encoding DUF5615 family PIN-like protein, with protein MNFVVDAQLPSLLVEWLKDQGHDAIHTLDLPAANRTTDDEIREIADREHRIVVTKDSDFVDSHLLAHSPAKLLLIATGNIANPALLNLFSSHSESITRALETSDFVELAADCVVLHD; from the coding sequence GTGAACTTCGTGGTCGATGCCCAACTGCCAAGCTTGTTGGTCGAGTGGTTGAAGGATCAAGGTCACGACGCGATCCACACTCTGGACCTGCCCGCGGCCAATCGCACCACTGACGACGAGATTCGGGAGATCGCGGATCGCGAACATCGCATCGTGGTCACCAAGGATTCGGACTTCGTGGATTCCCACTTGCTCGCTCACAGTCCAGCGAAGCTCCTGTTGATCGCTACGGGAAACATCGCAAATCCCGCGCTGCTGAATCTCTTCTCGAGTCATTCGGAATCGATTACCCGGGCTCTTGAAACGTCGGACTTTGTCGAACTTGCCGCCGATTGTGTCGTTCTCCACGACTGA
- a CDS encoding DUF433 domain-containing protein — protein MSQEELLKRITVSADICHGKPCIRGLRYPVEFLLELLSGDSTEADILADYPDLEPADLRAVHAYAARLSRIKRIEPLSAA, from the coding sequence ATGTCGCAAGAAGAACTCCTCAAGCGCATCACCGTCTCCGCGGACATCTGCCACGGCAAGCCGTGCATCCGCGGGCTGCGCTATCCAGTGGAGTTCCTGCTCGAACTCCTGAGCGGCGACAGCACCGAGGCCGACATCCTCGCCGACTATCCCGATCTTGAGCCTGCGGACCTCCGCGCCGTCCACGCCTACGCCGCCCGGCTCAGCCGGATCAAACGGATCGAGCCCCTGTCCGCGGCGTGA
- a CDS encoding DUF971 domain-containing protein, whose amino-acid sequence MSRLQNVLVIGNELALAFEDGEELYLQLDLLRRACPCAACQGEPDALGRVLRPVQQIGPRGFELQKSEVVGGYAIQLFWADGHSTGLYTFDYLRRLAILP is encoded by the coding sequence ATGAGCCGCCTGCAAAATGTCCTCGTGATCGGCAATGAACTCGCCCTCGCCTTTGAGGATGGCGAGGAGCTATACCTGCAGCTCGACCTGTTGCGCCGCGCCTGCCCGTGCGCGGCCTGTCAGGGCGAGCCGGACGCGCTCGGCCGGGTTCTCCGGCCGGTCCAGCAGATCGGCCCGCGCGGCTTCGAGCTGCAGAAGAGCGAGGTGGTCGGCGGTTACGCGATCCAGCTTTTCTGGGCGGATGGCCACTCGACCGGCCTCTACACCTTCGACTACCTGCGTCGCCTGGCGATCCTGCCATGA
- a CDS encoding YggS family pyridoxal phosphate-dependent enzyme, which produces MGDLAGRLAALRGRIDDACSRADREPAGVTLLAVSKTFPAEAVQEAYAAGQRCFGESRQQEAAPKIEALPADIEWHFIGGLQRNKARKVVAAFPVIHSVDSLRLAEYLDRVASEEGKRPQIYLEVNIASEASKGGFSPDELVASAAELAALRQVEIAGLMAIPPDDAAAARRWFAATRELRDRLRKESGLALPGLSMGMSADFEDAVLEGSTVVRVGSALFGYRPYPA; this is translated from the coding sequence ATGGGTGACTTGGCCGGACGCTTGGCCGCCTTGCGCGGACGCATCGATGACGCCTGTAGCCGCGCCGATCGCGAACCGGCCGGGGTAACCTTGCTGGCGGTGTCGAAAACCTTTCCTGCTGAGGCGGTGCAGGAGGCCTATGCCGCCGGCCAGCGCTGCTTCGGCGAGAGCCGCCAGCAGGAAGCCGCGCCGAAGATCGAGGCGCTGCCAGCCGATATCGAGTGGCACTTCATCGGTGGCCTCCAGCGCAACAAGGCGCGCAAGGTGGTGGCCGCCTTCCCGGTCATTCACAGCGTCGATTCGCTGCGGTTGGCCGAGTATCTCGATCGCGTCGCCAGTGAGGAGGGGAAGCGCCCGCAGATCTATCTAGAGGTGAACATTGCCAGCGAAGCGAGCAAAGGCGGCTTCTCGCCCGACGAACTGGTGGCCTCCGCGGCGGAATTGGCTGCGCTTCGGCAGGTGGAGATTGCCGGCCTGATGGCGATCCCGCCGGATGATGCCGCGGCAGCCCGCCGCTGGTTCGCCGCGACCCGGGAACTCCGGGACCGCTTGCGGAAGGAATCCGGCCTCGCGCTGCCGGGATTGAGCATGGGAATGAGCGCGGATTTCGAGGATGCTGTGCTTGAAGGCTCGACTGTCGTTCGGGTCGGCTCCGCACTTTTCGGTTATCGTCCCTACCCAGCATGA
- a CDS encoding beta-lactamase family protein — protein sequence MAKQHGCRGWAAWRGGSRVEGWETSYEGPILSITKALAALGATRAAAEGWLDPGEHAADTIREWRGDGRKQRITVQMLLQQTAGLEAGVAALYRNPTDKGRNAVALRAIDEPGSFFRYGPACSEVLAELMQRKLSARGETLEKFLHRAVMVPVGLGSPDWRSDKKGRFYLSTGAELSVDELGKLGRTIARLLSGENEDGFDAAQFARITRASAANPMFGGGLWRNAGSREIEVEDALDPPASTGFWRGACLSRRQPRDFYALIGSSGRRVYIWPREQIVIARHGVARSWRDGPFLRAL from the coding sequence ATGGCGAAGCAACACGGCTGCCGCGGCTGGGCGGCGTGGCGTGGAGGTTCACGGGTGGAAGGTTGGGAGACCTCGTATGAAGGTCCGATCCTCAGCATCACCAAAGCCCTCGCCGCGCTCGGTGCGACCCGGGCCGCCGCGGAGGGGTGGCTGGATCCGGGCGAGCATGCTGCCGACACCATCCGCGAATGGCGTGGGGATGGTCGAAAGCAGCGCATCACCGTGCAGATGCTGCTCCAACAAACCGCTGGCCTCGAAGCGGGCGTCGCTGCGCTCTATCGCAATCCCACCGACAAGGGCCGCAATGCCGTCGCCCTACGCGCCATCGATGAGCCCGGGAGCTTTTTCCGCTATGGTCCGGCTTGCTCCGAAGTGTTGGCGGAGCTGATGCAGCGCAAGCTCTCCGCCCGCGGCGAGACCTTGGAGAAATTCCTCCACCGCGCCGTGATGGTGCCGGTTGGCCTGGGTAGCCCGGATTGGCGGTCGGACAAGAAGGGGCGCTTCTACCTCTCCACCGGGGCGGAGCTGAGTGTGGACGAACTCGGGAAGCTCGGGCGCACGATTGCCCGCCTGCTTTCCGGCGAGAACGAAGATGGCTTTGACGCGGCTCAGTTCGCGCGCATCACCCGCGCGTCGGCCGCGAATCCGATGTTCGGCGGCGGCCTGTGGCGGAATGCGGGCAGCCGGGAGATCGAGGTGGAAGACGCGCTGGATCCGCCGGCCTCGACTGGCTTTTGGCGAGGAGCGTGTTTGTCGCGCCGCCAGCCGCGGGACTTTTACGCGCTGATCGGCTCGTCCGGCCGGCGGGTATATATCTGGCCGCGCGAACAGATCGTCATCGCGCGTCACGGTGTCGCGAGGTCATGGCGGGACGGGCCGTTTTTGCGGGCCTTATGA